In Microbacterium lushaniae, the following are encoded in one genomic region:
- a CDS encoding type II secretion system F family protein, which yields MSPGLLTEPALAVILGTTLGVGVCLLVSLAPRVSAPSLVRRVAPYLRDVTDPLGLGPALSPVPTLREAVRSTFARVAGAVGGSESLDRRLSQAGWRLDAAAFRARQLAWALAGLAAGGLLIVAAALAGRFTPPAVIVAPVLAGTAVVLCDARLTWAARGRTRRIEEELPTVLDFLALCLSAGEGILDSLRRVGEIGSGELTGEIRRALLAVGTGEPLPDALTALGRRLEVPALSRALDQVVAALERGAPLAHVLQAQATDAREGAKRALIEQAGRKEILMLIPLVFLILPLSVLYAVFPGIFLLRLGIG from the coding sequence ATGAGCCCGGGCCTGCTCACCGAACCGGCGCTCGCGGTCATCCTGGGCACGACGCTCGGCGTCGGCGTGTGCCTCCTGGTCTCGCTTGCGCCGCGGGTCAGCGCACCCAGTCTTGTCCGGCGGGTGGCCCCGTACCTCCGGGATGTGACCGACCCGCTCGGACTCGGGCCGGCGCTCTCGCCCGTGCCGACGCTCCGTGAGGCCGTCCGGAGCACCTTCGCGCGTGTGGCGGGGGCGGTCGGCGGCTCGGAGTCGCTCGACCGGCGACTGAGCCAGGCGGGATGGCGGCTGGATGCGGCGGCCTTCCGGGCCCGTCAGCTCGCGTGGGCGCTCGCCGGACTCGCGGCGGGAGGACTTCTCATCGTCGCCGCAGCTCTCGCCGGTCGCTTCACGCCGCCGGCCGTGATCGTGGCGCCCGTGCTCGCCGGCACCGCGGTCGTGCTGTGCGATGCGCGCCTCACCTGGGCGGCGCGCGGCCGCACGCGGCGGATCGAGGAGGAGCTGCCCACGGTGCTCGACTTCCTCGCGCTGTGCCTCTCGGCGGGGGAGGGGATCCTCGACTCGCTGCGGCGTGTGGGCGAGATCGGGTCGGGCGAGCTCACCGGAGAGATCCGTCGCGCCCTGCTGGCCGTGGGTACGGGCGAACCCCTTCCCGACGCGCTCACCGCGCTGGGCCGACGGCTGGAGGTGCCGGCGCTGTCCCGGGCACTCGATCAGGTGGTGGCCGCCCTCGAGCGGGGCGCACCGCTCGCGCATGTGCTGCAGGCGCAGGCCACCGACGCGCGGGAAGGCGCCAAGCGCGCGCTGATCGAGCAGGCGGGACGGAAGGAGATTTTGATGCTCATCCCGCTGGTTTTTCTGATCCTGCCCCTGAGCGTGCTCTACGCCGTCTTTCCGGGGATCTTTCTGCTTCGACTGGGAATCGGCTGA
- a CDS encoding type II secretion system F family protein, producing the protein MTLLLGALLAGGVLLMASPWLWPPARHPTEKPVSAGAVSRLLESAGFGGVRPRVVLILAAACALIAAAAAWLVTSVPAFAAVVAAAGAAAPFVWLRARRVRLLRSRRTLWPDVCDLLIASVRAGMSLPDAVSSLATAGPPPLRSAFAAFAVDVHASGHFDSSIRRLKTALADPVADRIIETLRMARQVGGTELPTVLRALATSVRADALLRGEVEARQSWIRGAAVLGVVAPWVILVLLALRPEGAEAYASPEGVGLILAGGLVSVVAFRLMLRIGRLPEPRRWFG; encoded by the coding sequence ATGACCCTCCTGCTGGGCGCGCTGCTCGCCGGGGGAGTCCTGCTGATGGCCTCCCCGTGGCTGTGGCCGCCCGCGCGGCACCCGACGGAGAAGCCCGTCTCGGCGGGAGCGGTGTCGCGACTCCTCGAATCCGCCGGCTTCGGCGGCGTCCGGCCGCGCGTCGTGCTGATCCTGGCGGCCGCGTGCGCGCTCATCGCCGCAGCGGCCGCGTGGCTGGTCACCTCGGTGCCCGCCTTCGCCGCCGTGGTGGCCGCTGCCGGCGCTGCGGCGCCGTTCGTGTGGCTGCGCGCGCGGCGGGTGCGCCTGCTCCGGTCGCGGCGCACCCTGTGGCCCGATGTGTGCGATCTGCTCATCGCGTCGGTGCGCGCGGGGATGTCGCTGCCCGACGCGGTCTCCAGCCTCGCCACGGCCGGACCGCCGCCGCTGCGCTCAGCGTTCGCGGCGTTCGCGGTGGACGTGCACGCCTCGGGCCACTTCGACTCCAGCATCCGGCGTCTGAAGACGGCCCTCGCCGACCCGGTCGCCGACCGCATCATCGAGACCCTGCGGATGGCGCGGCAGGTCGGCGGCACCGAGCTGCCTACGGTGCTGCGGGCGCTGGCGACCTCGGTGCGGGCCGACGCGCTGCTGCGGGGAGAGGTCGAGGCGCGCCAATCGTGGATCCGGGGTGCTGCCGTGCTCGGGGTGGTCGCGCCGTGGGTGATCCTCGTCCTCCTGGCGCTGCGGCCCGAGGGCGCCGAGGCGTACGCGAGCCCCGAGGGCGTCGGCCTCATCCTCGCCGGCGGCCTCGTCTCGGTGGTCGCGTTCCGGCTGATGCTGCGGATCGGGCGCCTTCCCGAGCCCCGGAGGTGGTTCGGATGA
- a CDS encoding CpaF family protein has product MSLAYASPVPAAAAVAERVRERLRAEQADPTRDPELAARITADEVRRHNDYALARGLEPVDDEAGCVRDVLAQLSGFGPLQPYLDDPTIEEVWLNAPDRVFIARGGCAERVPLTLTDAIVRDLVERMLHTTGRRVDLSQPFVDASLPDGSRLHVAIPDITRRHWAVNIRKFSPAYRDLAHLVTAGSLSRATAEMLAEAMRAGRSILVSGATHAGKTTLLGALVAAAAPAQRIVTVEETFELGVEAPDLVAMQGRQPSLEGTGEVTLRRLVKEALRMRPDRLVVGEVRDAEALDLVLALNTGVPCAATIHANSAPEALVKLAALPLLAGRNIDATFVTAAVARSVDLVVHCERDATGMRRVAEIVEPTGRILGDAPEVRRVVPGSRR; this is encoded by the coding sequence GTGAGCCTGGCTTACGCTTCCCCCGTTCCCGCGGCCGCCGCGGTGGCCGAGCGTGTGCGTGAGCGGCTCCGCGCCGAGCAGGCCGATCCCACGCGCGACCCGGAGCTGGCGGCCCGCATCACCGCGGACGAGGTGCGACGGCACAACGACTACGCCCTGGCCCGGGGCCTCGAGCCCGTGGACGACGAAGCGGGGTGCGTGCGCGACGTGCTCGCGCAGCTGTCCGGGTTCGGCCCGCTGCAGCCCTACCTGGACGATCCGACGATCGAGGAGGTGTGGCTGAACGCGCCCGACCGGGTGTTCATCGCGCGCGGCGGATGCGCCGAACGGGTCCCGCTGACCCTCACCGACGCGATCGTCCGGGATCTCGTCGAACGGATGCTGCACACCACCGGGCGGCGGGTCGACCTCAGTCAGCCGTTCGTGGACGCGTCGCTTCCCGACGGATCACGCCTGCACGTGGCGATCCCCGACATCACCCGCCGGCACTGGGCCGTGAACATCCGCAAGTTCTCGCCCGCCTACCGCGACCTCGCCCACCTCGTCACCGCCGGATCGCTCAGCCGGGCCACCGCCGAGATGCTGGCCGAGGCGATGCGCGCGGGGCGCAGCATCCTCGTCTCCGGCGCCACGCACGCGGGGAAGACCACACTTCTGGGCGCACTCGTCGCCGCAGCCGCTCCCGCCCAGCGCATCGTCACGGTGGAGGAGACCTTCGAACTCGGGGTCGAGGCCCCGGATCTCGTGGCGATGCAGGGTCGGCAGCCGAGTCTGGAAGGCACGGGCGAAGTGACCCTACGGCGCCTGGTGAAGGAGGCGCTGCGGATGCGGCCCGACCGGCTGGTGGTGGGCGAGGTGCGGGATGCCGAGGCGCTGGACCTCGTACTCGCGCTGAACACCGGCGTCCCGTGCGCCGCGACGATCCACGCCAACTCCGCTCCGGAGGCGCTCGTGAAGCTCGCCGCGCTGCCGCTGCTGGCGGGGCGGAACATCGATGCGACGTTCGTGACGGCAGCCGTCGCGCGCTCGGTCGACCTCGTCGTGCACTGCGAACGCGACGCGACCGGCATGCGGCGGGTCGCGGAGATCGTGGAGCCCACCGGGCGGATCCTCGGCGATGCGCCGGAGGTGCGCCGCGTCGTTCCGGGGAGCAGGCGATGA
- a CDS encoding helix-turn-helix transcriptional regulator, which produces MSVPTFVEREQELETLLAAMHGRDDRSVFFVDGPLGAGKSALVRRAVGVLRRQAEDDRTQPRDVRWISAGHPRSCERHGRADFGVLSPGAVLVVDDVQWADDDLLDTIERLLIAATPSPLTVILVHRPTGVPLRLLEAARRSGARLDRLALRPLSGEGIESLLVDVSAEGRRMIAAHADGNPLFATLLTQVWRSAPEANAFRSSLKGVRLGELPSAHGALRTDIERLTPTQRIVLGAVAMSGSSRVPTVQRLVGLDAQVVRAAEAELRGMAILSTRNDGEVVIAHPILRAAVYRNLTLGERRRMHRILMEDPLGTDPFARAEHLSMIGDELSAAEVVELRELAHERLIDDPEDAVRWTGATLHVVDERRDLIRVRALAAVGRPEAAMRALGSSRDDDGPARRRERLRLTQRPEGDVDRGREYLCVRTECADALLARDDWSDAARVLQLGADARDRIAELALRALETTEFAHTADAVKALARATTALASCDDPDLLPALVWAGAAAVQLERWGDANDLLERGALAARADGDLKRYAILQALLSYVHAVRGAGESAYRMARTAHEIASTARDTDTLRLTAVACVLADDVRGGARSAEPSLVLHAPAPMTGWIARLSAPTAISLGARRGRPAADAPSPAWRGVGLALRYSATAEARAAEGDAEAATRLLDAAFSAHERTGGSIASGWLGLSAARTHLMLGDFARAAERMRRARHDFEAAGMPGARVIAERAERVISDRAAASALTVLTSRETQVARLVADGRANKEIAAVLGISVRTVEEHVARIRAKLGAPSRAAIGGVLSRLDPRNALRAR; this is translated from the coding sequence GTGAGCGTGCCGACTTTCGTCGAGCGAGAGCAGGAGCTCGAGACCCTGCTCGCGGCCATGCATGGGCGGGATGACCGCTCTGTGTTCTTCGTCGATGGCCCGCTCGGGGCCGGCAAGTCCGCCCTTGTGCGCCGGGCGGTCGGCGTGCTGCGCCGCCAGGCCGAGGATGACCGAACACAGCCACGCGACGTCCGCTGGATCAGCGCGGGACATCCGCGATCCTGCGAACGGCACGGACGGGCGGACTTCGGGGTGCTGAGTCCGGGGGCCGTTCTCGTGGTGGACGACGTGCAGTGGGCCGATGACGATCTTCTCGACACCATCGAGCGCCTTTTGATCGCAGCGACCCCGAGCCCGCTCACGGTCATCCTCGTCCATCGCCCGACCGGTGTTCCGTTGCGGCTGCTCGAGGCGGCACGTCGGTCGGGTGCGCGTCTGGACCGACTCGCCCTGCGGCCCCTGTCCGGTGAAGGCATCGAGTCGCTTCTCGTCGATGTATCGGCGGAGGGTCGTCGCATGATCGCGGCGCACGCCGACGGCAACCCCTTGTTCGCAACGCTGCTGACTCAGGTGTGGCGCAGCGCCCCAGAGGCCAACGCCTTTCGATCTTCTCTCAAGGGCGTTCGGCTCGGCGAGCTGCCCTCAGCCCACGGAGCGCTACGCACCGACATCGAGCGGCTTACGCCGACGCAGCGGATCGTGCTTGGCGCCGTTGCGATGAGCGGGTCGTCTCGTGTTCCAACCGTGCAACGACTCGTCGGACTCGATGCGCAGGTCGTGCGGGCGGCCGAGGCCGAACTGAGGGGCATGGCGATCCTGTCGACACGCAACGACGGCGAAGTGGTCATCGCTCATCCGATTCTTCGGGCCGCGGTGTATCGCAACCTGACGCTCGGCGAACGTCGCCGTATGCACCGCATCCTGATGGAGGATCCGCTCGGCACCGACCCGTTTGCACGCGCGGAGCACTTGTCGATGATCGGCGACGAGCTCTCCGCCGCGGAGGTGGTGGAACTGCGCGAACTCGCGCACGAGCGGCTCATCGACGACCCCGAAGACGCCGTCCGCTGGACGGGGGCGACCCTGCACGTCGTGGACGAACGGCGAGATCTCATCCGGGTGCGTGCGCTCGCCGCAGTCGGTCGCCCCGAAGCGGCGATGCGCGCCCTCGGGTCCTCCCGTGACGATGATGGTCCCGCGCGGCGCCGGGAACGGCTGCGCCTCACTCAGCGACCCGAAGGTGACGTCGACCGCGGGCGGGAATACCTCTGCGTACGGACGGAGTGCGCCGACGCCCTGCTCGCCCGTGACGACTGGTCGGATGCCGCACGCGTCCTTCAGCTGGGGGCAGATGCGAGAGACCGGATTGCGGAGTTGGCGCTGCGCGCGCTCGAAACCACCGAGTTCGCCCATACTGCCGATGCGGTGAAGGCTCTCGCCCGCGCGACGACGGCGCTCGCATCGTGTGACGATCCCGATCTGCTACCCGCGCTGGTGTGGGCGGGAGCCGCAGCCGTGCAGCTTGAGCGATGGGGCGACGCGAACGATCTCTTGGAGAGGGGGGCGCTCGCCGCGCGAGCCGACGGAGATCTCAAGCGTTACGCGATCCTGCAAGCGCTGCTGTCGTACGTGCACGCGGTTCGTGGTGCGGGCGAGTCCGCTTACCGGATGGCGCGGACCGCGCATGAGATCGCCTCCACCGCTCGCGACACCGACACGCTGCGCCTGACTGCCGTCGCGTGTGTGCTCGCGGACGACGTGCGCGGGGGAGCACGGTCGGCGGAGCCGTCACTCGTGCTCCATGCTCCCGCGCCCATGACGGGCTGGATCGCCCGGCTGTCCGCCCCGACGGCGATCTCGCTCGGCGCGCGACGGGGCCGGCCCGCCGCCGACGCGCCCAGTCCTGCGTGGCGAGGAGTGGGGCTGGCGCTTCGCTACTCCGCAACGGCCGAAGCGCGCGCGGCCGAAGGCGACGCGGAAGCTGCGACGCGACTCCTCGACGCAGCATTTTCCGCGCACGAGCGCACGGGCGGGTCCATCGCATCAGGGTGGCTCGGCCTGTCAGCCGCGCGTACCCACCTGATGCTCGGCGACTTCGCACGCGCCGCTGAACGAATGCGACGCGCGCGACACGACTTCGAAGCCGCCGGGATGCCGGGAGCCCGCGTCATCGCCGAGCGAGCCGAGCGAGTCATTTCGGATCGCGCGGCGGCCAGTGCGCTCACAGTGCTCACCAGCCGAGAGACGCAGGTCGCGCGGCTCGTGGCCGATGGGCGGGCCAACAAAGAGATCGCGGCGGTGCTCGGCATCAGCGTGCGAACAGTCGAGGAGCACGTCGCGCGTATCCGCGCGAAGCTCGGCGCCCCCTCCCGAGCCGCCATCGGTGGTGTGCTCAGCCGGCTGGATCCGCGCAACGCCCTCCGGGCGCGGTGA
- a CDS encoding MerR family transcriptional regulator, whose amino-acid sequence MFGAANLFMPRYAKTSTLVEVKAVTDMSGIQGVEDGMTVGQVAAATGVAASAVRFYEAHGLIAGRRTHGNQRRFDADAPCRVRMIRVCQRVGLSVAEIRDLLTTLPTSGRAEVSDWADLGERIEREVHERIRDLRDALADLTSGTMLCELPGVADTPTRVSA is encoded by the coding sequence ATGTTCGGGGCGGCGAATCTCTTCATGCCTCGGTACGCTAAGACTTCAACATTGGTTGAAGTCAAGGCGGTGACCGACATGTCCGGCATTCAGGGCGTGGAAGACGGCATGACGGTGGGACAGGTCGCGGCCGCGACGGGTGTCGCGGCGTCGGCGGTGCGGTTCTACGAGGCGCACGGCTTGATCGCCGGCCGCCGGACGCACGGCAACCAGCGCAGGTTCGACGCCGATGCCCCGTGCCGGGTGAGGATGATCCGCGTGTGTCAGCGGGTCGGGCTCTCGGTCGCCGAGATCCGCGATCTGCTCACGACCCTTCCCACCTCTGGCCGCGCCGAGGTGTCCGATTGGGCGGATCTCGGCGAGCGGATCGAGCGCGAGGTGCACGAACGGATCCGCGACCTCCGCGACGCCTTGGCCGATCTCACCTCGGGCACCATGCTGTGTGAGCTTCCCGGCGTCGCCGACACGCCCACACGCGTCTCCGCCTGA
- a CDS encoding NADPH-dependent FMN reductase produces MSAAGTAERRPDDAAARPRIAVIVGSIRRGRKGDSVGRWAVDHAQSRRDADYVLVDLASIGLPRFDAETPPSFGRYRDEHTQRWSHLIAGFDAFVFVTPEYNRSIPAALKDAIDHLYSEWNDKAAGFIGYGVVGGVRAVEHLRLICGELHLADVSTSLAIDLTDITREGVHATGRYEAELDVMLDELGAWARALQPLRRHRASTSAA; encoded by the coding sequence GTGAGCGCCGCCGGCACGGCGGAGCGCCGCCCGGATGACGCGGCTGCACGGCCGCGCATCGCGGTCATCGTCGGCAGCATCCGGCGCGGCCGGAAGGGTGATTCGGTCGGCCGGTGGGCTGTGGATCACGCCCAGAGCAGGCGCGACGCCGATTACGTCCTCGTCGATCTCGCCTCGATCGGTCTGCCGCGCTTCGATGCGGAGACCCCGCCCAGCTTCGGCCGGTACCGCGACGAGCACACGCAGCGCTGGTCGCACCTGATCGCCGGCTTCGACGCGTTCGTGTTCGTCACCCCGGAGTACAACCGCTCCATCCCCGCCGCGCTCAAGGACGCCATCGACCACCTCTACTCCGAGTGGAACGACAAAGCGGCAGGGTTCATCGGGTACGGGGTCGTCGGCGGCGTGCGCGCGGTCGAGCACCTCCGGCTCATCTGCGGTGAGCTCCACCTCGCCGACGTCAGTACGAGCCTCGCCATCGATCTCACCGACATCACGCGTGAGGGTGTCCACGCGACGGGTCGGTACGAGGCGGAGCTCGACGTCATGCTCGACGAGCTCGGGGCATGGGCGAGGGCGCTGCAGCCTCTCCGCCGTCACCGCGCTTCGACGAGCGCAGCGTGA
- a CDS encoding type II CAAX prenyl endopeptidase Rce1 family protein, which yields MRLIRRSANRPTRPVRREVADIGWFLAILFATSAVFYVVGPLIGSLSSVTRANVPAAALMFVCPAIAAVVVAARTRSLRQLGARLTARPRGVFTGVVALVTMPVVLVVSAVVTRHGDGFEAPGTAALGLAGVFLVSAFAEQVGWTAFLLPRLLAITGELRCGLFIGVVWAVWHVIPLVQAGHAASWIVGQCVFTVVLMLLLVRLTVAGGSVWWAVICQASSNLAWALSPAAGSGYDPWVTAALTAAVVAVLYGLTLRSSKRGDGGEAAAPSPMPRARRA from the coding sequence GTGCGACTCATCCGGCGCTCTGCCAACCGCCCGACCCGGCCGGTACGGCGCGAGGTCGCCGACATCGGATGGTTCCTGGCGATCCTCTTCGCCACCAGCGCGGTGTTCTACGTGGTGGGTCCGCTGATCGGCAGTCTGTCGTCGGTGACACGGGCGAATGTGCCGGCGGCGGCGCTCATGTTCGTCTGCCCGGCGATCGCGGCGGTCGTCGTGGCAGCGCGGACGCGGTCTCTGCGGCAGCTGGGCGCCCGGCTGACGGCTCGGCCGCGCGGTGTGTTCACCGGCGTGGTCGCGCTGGTGACGATGCCGGTCGTGCTGGTCGTCTCAGCCGTCGTCACGCGGCACGGGGACGGGTTCGAGGCGCCGGGAACCGCGGCGCTCGGGCTGGCCGGGGTGTTCCTGGTCAGCGCGTTCGCCGAGCAGGTCGGCTGGACCGCGTTCCTGCTCCCTCGCCTGCTCGCGATCACCGGCGAGCTGCGCTGCGGCCTGTTCATCGGGGTGGTGTGGGCGGTGTGGCACGTCATCCCCTTGGTGCAGGCCGGACACGCGGCATCCTGGATCGTCGGTCAGTGCGTGTTCACGGTGGTCCTGATGCTTCTCCTGGTGCGGCTGACCGTGGCCGGCGGATCGGTGTGGTGGGCGGTCATCTGCCAGGCCTCATCCAACCTCGCGTGGGCGCTGTCGCCGGCCGCCGGCAGCGGGTACGACCCGTGGGTCACCGCGGCGCTCACCGCGGCGGTGGTGGCCGTTCTTTACGGCCTCACGCTGCGCTCGTCGAAGCGCGGTGACGGCGGAGAGGCTGCAGCGCCCTCGCCCATGCCCCGAGCTCGTCGAGCATGA
- a CDS encoding DedA family protein: protein MITHAALIPWLDPETIITAAGPWALLVVCLIIFAETGLLVGFLLPGDTLLIMAGLLSHPSAIAPHGVFGINVWVVGLLIGLAAFVGGEVGYLIGHKAGPAIFERKESGLFSVKNVERTNAFFERFGGLTVILARFVPIVRTFAPIAAGVGHMNKWKYTLYNLVGALIWGFGLTVLGYGIGLIPGVGDFVAEYIDVILLVAVAGTIGFVAFHYFRERAAAKRAPHGGDPETDAAEARSLTLDADTFEQPHSPDAPKG from the coding sequence GTGATCACGCACGCCGCGCTCATCCCCTGGCTCGACCCCGAGACGATCATCACGGCCGCCGGGCCCTGGGCACTGCTGGTGGTGTGCCTCATCATCTTCGCCGAGACGGGGCTCCTGGTCGGGTTCCTCCTTCCCGGCGACACGCTGCTGATCATGGCCGGCCTGCTCTCGCACCCGTCGGCCATCGCCCCTCACGGCGTCTTCGGCATCAACGTGTGGGTCGTGGGGCTCCTGATCGGCCTGGCCGCCTTCGTCGGCGGCGAGGTCGGATACCTCATCGGCCACAAGGCCGGCCCCGCGATCTTCGAGCGCAAGGAATCGGGCCTGTTCAGCGTGAAGAACGTCGAGCGCACCAATGCGTTCTTCGAGCGGTTCGGCGGGCTCACCGTCATCCTCGCCCGCTTCGTCCCGATCGTGCGCACCTTCGCCCCGATCGCGGCCGGGGTGGGCCACATGAACAAGTGGAAGTACACCCTCTACAACCTCGTCGGCGCGCTCATCTGGGGCTTCGGATTGACGGTGCTCGGGTACGGCATCGGCCTCATCCCGGGCGTCGGCGACTTCGTGGCCGAGTACATCGACGTGATCCTGCTCGTCGCCGTCGCCGGCACGATCGGGTTCGTCGCGTTCCACTACTTCCGCGAGCGCGCCGCCGCCAAGCGGGCCCCGCACGGCGGCGACCCCGAGACGGATGCCGCCGAGGCGCGGTCGCTCACCCTCGACGCCGACACGTTCGAGCAGCCGCACTCCCCCGACGCCCCGAAGGGCTGA
- a CDS encoding Ku protein: protein MRAIWKGALTFGLVNVPVKVYSATEDHDMPLHQVHNKDGGRIRYQRICEVDGEVVPYSDIDRAYDDGERTVVLTKEDLDSLPSERSREIDVVEFVPSDQVDLLTLDRAYYLEPDSASPKAYVLLRRTLEDTDRTAIVRFSLRQKTRLAALRVRGDVLVLQTLLWADEVREASFPALDESVRISAKELEMSAALVDSFAKDFDPEEFTDEYQAELRTLIDAKLEQGDALDTAATFGEAEEEDSGGEVIDLMEALRASVERSRAARDGKGGSAAKKPGSAASDSSKSGTSGKSSSAKSKPASKSSTSTSTASKSSASKSPASKTPAKKKAAKAS from the coding sequence ATGAGGGCGATCTGGAAAGGTGCGCTGACCTTCGGGCTCGTGAACGTGCCGGTCAAGGTGTACTCCGCGACCGAGGACCACGACATGCCGCTGCATCAGGTGCACAACAAAGACGGTGGCCGCATCCGCTACCAGCGCATCTGCGAGGTGGACGGCGAGGTCGTGCCGTACTCCGACATCGACCGGGCCTACGACGACGGTGAGCGCACGGTCGTCCTGACCAAGGAGGATCTGGACTCCCTGCCCTCCGAGCGCAGCCGCGAGATCGACGTGGTGGAGTTCGTGCCCAGCGACCAGGTCGACCTGCTCACCCTGGATCGCGCGTACTACCTCGAGCCCGACTCCGCCTCGCCCAAGGCGTACGTGCTGCTGCGCCGCACGCTGGAGGACACCGACCGCACCGCGATCGTCCGGTTCTCGCTGCGGCAGAAGACGCGGCTGGCCGCCCTGCGCGTGCGCGGCGACGTGCTCGTGCTGCAGACCCTTCTGTGGGCCGACGAGGTGCGCGAAGCATCCTTCCCGGCGCTGGATGAGTCGGTGCGGATCTCGGCAAAGGAACTGGAGATGTCGGCGGCACTCGTCGACAGCTTCGCGAAGGACTTCGACCCGGAGGAGTTCACCGACGAGTACCAGGCGGAGCTGCGCACCCTCATCGACGCCAAGCTGGAGCAGGGCGACGCGCTGGACACCGCAGCCACCTTCGGGGAAGCCGAGGAAGAGGACTCCGGCGGCGAGGTCATCGACCTCATGGAGGCCCTGCGTGCGAGCGTGGAGCGCAGTCGCGCCGCGCGGGACGGCAAGGGGGGCTCGGCTGCCAAGAAGCCGGGGTCCGCCGCATCCGACTCGTCGAAGTCGGGAACGTCGGGGAAGTCGTCCAGCGCCAAGAGCAAGCCCGCATCGAAGTCTTCGACGTCCACGAGCACGGCGTCGAAGAGCTCTGCGTCCAAGAGCCCGGCGTCCAAGACGCCCGCGAAGAAGAAGGCCGCGAAGGCCTCCTGA